The genomic stretch TTACGGGCCCGACCGCTTTTTTCTCGAGCCATTGATCCACTTCTTCTTTATTAAAATACCAGAGATATTTATCCCGGTGACAGGGAATGTCGCCACTATGACACATTCGATATATGGTC from bacterium encodes the following:
- a CDS encoding helix-turn-helix domain-containing protein, with protein sequence MKKNLPVMTVKEVAQYLRMHEMTIYRMCHSGDIPCHRDKYLWYFNKEEVDQWLEKKAVGPVSSLLDA